A DNA window from Schistocerca americana isolate TAMUIC-IGC-003095 chromosome 4, iqSchAmer2.1, whole genome shotgun sequence contains the following coding sequences:
- the LOC124612816 gene encoding uncharacterized protein LOC124612816, whose product MSKNSSSTTHSETQIKLAQLQVERIKDEDEQWISGEELYTEGSSDDDDAALRAKRRYDERHARAPKKNVKSSSVKDKSDILEQKSSPAKQYVEASPAECVQSTTETVNTVGIANESKTFNSIVVVNETGAVCTTVEVDETGTMNTVGLAVDSQDCYDLQQPIPNDNDGCDLHVEADDSEISWRPKRGSIKLPNVTVEGRVVELLTNSQM is encoded by the exons ATGTCAAAAAATTCCTCTAGTACGACGCATTCCGAAACCCAGATAAAATTAGCGCAGTTACAAGTTGAAAGAATAAAG GATGAAGATGAGCAATGGATATCTGGAGAAGAATTGTACACTGAAGGcagcagtgatgatgatgatgctgcatTGAGAGCAAAACGCAGGTATGATGAAAGACATGCAAGAGCACCGAAAAAGAATGTTAAATCTTCATCAGTTAAAGACAAAAGTGATATCCTTGAACAGAAGAGCTCCCCAGCAAAACAGTATGTAGAAGCTTCACCTGCTGAGTGTGTTCAGAGTACTACTGAAACAGTAAATACTGTTGGTATTGCAAATGAAAGTAAAACTTTCAATAGTATTGTTGTTGTCAATGAAACTGGGGCAGTGTGTACTACTGTTGAAGTGGATGAAACTGGAACTATGAATACTGTTGGTCTTGCTGTAGATTCACAAGATTGTTATGATCTTCAACAACCAATTCCCAATGATAATGATGGCTGTGATTTACATGTGGAGGCTGATGATTCAGAAATTTCTTGGAGGCCTAAAAGAGGTAGTATTAAACTTCCCAATGTAACAGTGGAAGGAAGAGTAGTAGAATTGTTAACCAATTCACAAATGTag